The proteins below come from a single Gordonia pseudamarae genomic window:
- a CDS encoding ABC transporter ATP-binding protein: protein MSDSARDSTISLSTVLSRRRGMLTVASVVAIIAAGLRLAPYVAVYAVTTTLFGDDTGPGAGSGTDESGAIASIAMWVAIAIIVRAVAAAVSSHLAHVAAYQALFDLRVALVGKLRRMPLGAVQRRPAGEVKKILGDDVEQLEEALAHGIPDAAAAVAVPLTTTILLFVVDWRLALVALAALVLVVVVSGIGMGLAQKSNVEFMAVIARMNVSVLGFLQGIKVIRGYLRPEAGYFQARDDIEACVTEQFKVAKGPLLWVVSAMSALAGLAVAMLIPITGTGLVNGWVDLGTATLFLLIALAYLSPLMGLVGVLATIITRIQFSGQAIGELLAEPELRQPGTPRRPHASGPPAVTFIDAGFTYARTVGDHGEPDTGGPGTDGQETVPDPPAPVLDGFDLTVPAGTSIAIVGATGSGKSTIGRLIARFWDVDTGSVRVGDVDVRDYCAADLAETVAFVQQDEYIFAGTLFDNIRVARRGATDDEVHAAARAAQLDDVAAGLPDGRRTELPADGGLSGGQRQRVSIARALLKNAPVIILDEATAALDRDTEERTLAAIASLTAGRTTIAIAHRLSTILAADEIIHLDAGRIVARGKHEDLLATDAGYRDLWRDYEAADGWALAADTEPAIPVTGPAPDSVAVPAGKTHDEWSRAALDMVRPGLGDMGFAGQWRTMLGRNWADLVRQGVPRLVCESLVRGIPILAVYLFVRAAVDHVDGSGEMTTGLVWSLFGLVLTGMVARLLAANWVNKTVFGIAARGKADLQLSILEHLRRIPLGYFDRADPSRTASTITNDATMVDFQNVPQLVVASTLQPAYMAVVLLAVDWRLGLCALAGVPLFLGATAISDRIYRDAFAEVHTARAGAALTLLEQARGAAVVRANPGSMFAERYRDAVDTVRSASIAMSVRALPASALGAISVELGLVLIIAVGASLFSAGSVSASVLLVFLMLALVMYQPIQELNELAGYRRNQQQIARKIAEIWDEPALPEPATPAPLTDRASVTFDRVGFSYHGDRAAQVLTDVSFTVPAGTITALVGPSGAGKSTVANLVGRLWDVTDGRVLVGGTDVRELGSEQVTGLVTTVYQDSYLFAESVRFNLRIGRPAATDEQIWAALAAAQCDDVVRALAGGLDERLDEGGTNLSGGQRQRLCIARALLKDSPIVLLDEAVASVDPTTEARIQRALATLMAGRTVIVIAHRMNTVRNVDQIVALDGGRVVAAGSPAEVLSGSYGLPVTEKYT, encoded by the coding sequence ATGTCTGATTCGGCGAGAGATTCGACCATCTCACTGTCCACAGTTCTGAGCCGCCGACGAGGCATGCTCACCGTCGCCTCGGTCGTCGCGATCATCGCCGCGGGCCTGCGGCTGGCGCCCTATGTGGCCGTGTACGCGGTCACCACCACCCTGTTCGGCGACGACACAGGACCGGGCGCGGGATCGGGCACCGACGAATCGGGCGCGATCGCCTCCATCGCGATGTGGGTGGCGATCGCGATCATCGTCCGGGCCGTGGCCGCCGCCGTCAGCAGCCATCTCGCCCATGTCGCCGCCTATCAGGCGCTGTTCGACCTGCGGGTGGCGCTGGTCGGCAAACTACGCCGGATGCCGCTGGGCGCGGTGCAGCGTCGGCCCGCCGGTGAGGTGAAGAAGATCCTCGGCGACGATGTGGAACAACTCGAAGAAGCGCTGGCACACGGGATTCCCGATGCCGCCGCGGCCGTGGCGGTACCGCTCACCACCACGATCCTGCTGTTCGTGGTCGATTGGCGGCTGGCGCTGGTGGCACTGGCGGCACTCGTGCTGGTGGTGGTGGTCAGCGGCATCGGCATGGGTCTGGCGCAGAAGTCCAATGTGGAGTTCATGGCGGTCATCGCCCGCATGAACGTCTCGGTGCTGGGATTCTTGCAGGGCATCAAGGTGATCCGTGGTTACCTACGTCCCGAGGCCGGCTACTTCCAGGCTCGCGACGACATCGAGGCCTGCGTCACCGAACAGTTCAAGGTCGCCAAGGGTCCGCTCCTGTGGGTGGTCTCCGCGATGAGCGCCCTGGCCGGTCTCGCCGTCGCCATGCTCATCCCGATCACGGGCACCGGCCTGGTCAACGGCTGGGTGGACCTGGGCACCGCAACACTGTTCCTGCTGATCGCGCTGGCCTACCTGAGTCCACTGATGGGTCTGGTGGGTGTGCTGGCCACCATCATCACCCGCATCCAGTTCTCCGGTCAGGCCATCGGCGAACTGCTCGCCGAACCCGAACTGCGGCAACCGGGCACACCGCGGCGTCCCCACGCCTCCGGCCCGCCGGCCGTCACCTTCATCGATGCCGGATTCACCTATGCGAGGACCGTCGGCGACCACGGTGAGCCCGATACCGGCGGTCCGGGCACCGACGGGCAGGAGACTGTTCCCGACCCACCGGCACCGGTCCTCGACGGCTTCGACCTCACCGTCCCGGCAGGCACCTCGATCGCGATCGTCGGCGCCACCGGATCTGGCAAGTCGACCATCGGCCGGCTGATCGCCCGGTTCTGGGACGTCGACACCGGCTCGGTGCGGGTCGGTGATGTCGACGTCCGCGACTACTGCGCTGCCGACCTCGCCGAGACCGTCGCATTCGTCCAACAGGACGAGTACATCTTTGCCGGAACCCTGTTCGACAACATCCGCGTGGCCCGCCGCGGAGCCACCGACGACGAGGTCCACGCCGCCGCACGCGCCGCCCAGCTCGACGATGTCGCCGCCGGACTGCCCGACGGCCGGCGCACCGAACTCCCCGCCGACGGCGGACTGTCCGGCGGTCAGCGGCAACGCGTGTCGATCGCCCGAGCCCTCCTCAAAAACGCGCCGGTCATCATCCTCGACGAGGCGACCGCCGCACTCGACCGGGACACCGAGGAACGAACCCTCGCCGCCATCGCCTCGCTCACCGCCGGGCGCACCACCATCGCGATCGCCCACCGGCTCTCCACGATTCTGGCCGCCGACGAGATCATCCACCTGGACGCCGGACGGATCGTCGCACGTGGAAAACACGAGGACCTGCTTGCCACCGACGCCGGCTACCGCGACCTGTGGCGGGACTACGAGGCCGCCGACGGCTGGGCGCTGGCGGCCGACACCGAACCGGCCATTCCCGTCACCGGACCAGCACCCGACAGCGTCGCGGTCCCGGCCGGCAAGACGCACGACGAATGGAGTCGGGCCGCGCTGGACATGGTCCGCCCCGGTCTCGGCGACATGGGTTTCGCCGGCCAATGGCGGACGATGCTGGGCCGCAACTGGGCCGACCTGGTGCGTCAAGGTGTGCCCCGGCTCGTCTGCGAATCACTGGTCCGAGGTATCCCGATCTTGGCGGTGTACCTGTTCGTGCGGGCTGCCGTCGATCACGTCGACGGCAGCGGTGAGATGACCACCGGGCTGGTGTGGTCGCTGTTCGGTCTGGTCCTGACCGGAATGGTGGCGCGGTTGCTGGCCGCCAACTGGGTCAACAAGACCGTCTTCGGCATCGCCGCACGCGGCAAGGCCGACCTTCAACTCTCGATCCTCGAACACCTGCGCCGGATCCCGCTGGGCTACTTCGACCGCGCCGACCCGAGCCGTACCGCCTCGACCATCACCAACGACGCCACGATGGTCGACTTCCAGAACGTGCCGCAGTTGGTGGTGGCCTCGACGCTGCAGCCGGCATACATGGCGGTCGTACTGCTCGCCGTGGACTGGCGGCTCGGGCTGTGCGCGCTGGCCGGTGTCCCGCTGTTCCTGGGCGCGACCGCGATCAGTGACCGGATCTACCGCGATGCCTTCGCCGAAGTGCACACCGCCCGGGCCGGGGCCGCGCTGACACTGCTGGAACAGGCGCGCGGTGCGGCGGTGGTACGGGCCAACCCGGGGTCGATGTTCGCCGAACGCTACCGGGACGCCGTCGACACCGTGCGTTCCGCCAGTATCGCGATGTCGGTGCGGGCACTGCCCGCCTCGGCACTGGGCGCGATCAGCGTGGAGCTGGGACTGGTGCTGATCATCGCGGTGGGGGCCTCGCTGTTCTCGGCCGGATCGGTGAGCGCCTCGGTGCTGCTGGTCTTCCTGATGCTGGCCCTGGTGATGTATCAGCCCATCCAGGAACTCAACGAACTGGCCGGGTATCGCCGCAACCAGCAGCAGATCGCCCGCAAGATCGCCGAGATCTGGGACGAGCCCGCCCTGCCCGAACCCGCCACACCCGCCCCGCTGACCGACCGGGCCTCGGTCACCTTCGACCGGGTCGGATTCTCCTATCACGGTGACCGGGCCGCGCAGGTTCTCACCGATGTGTCGTTCACCGTTCCCGCCGGCACCATCACCGCACTCGTCGGCCCGTCAGGTGCGGGCAAGTCAACGGTCGCCAACCTCGTGGGCCGATTGTGGGATGTGACCGACGGACGCGTCCTGGTCGGCGGCACCGACGTCCGCGAGCTGGGATCCGAGCAGGTGACGGGCCTGGTGACCACCGTGTATCAGGACAGCTACCTGTTCGCCGAGTCGGTGCGGTTCAACCTGCGGATCGGCCGTCCCGCCGCCACCGACGAGCAGATCTGGGCGGCCCTGGCCGCGGCACAGTGCGACGACGTGGTCCGGGCGCTCGCCGGTGGCCTCGACGAACGACTCGACGAGGGCGGTACCAACCTCTCGGGCGGCCAGCGCCAGCGGCTGTGCATCGCTCGCGCACTGCTCAAGGACTCACCGATCGTCCTGCTCGACGAGGCCGTCGCCTCGGTGGACCCGACCACCGAGGCCCGCATCCAGCGGGCGCTGGCCACCCTGATGGCCGGCCGGACGGTCATCGTGATCGCGCACCGAATGAACACCGTCCGCAATGTCGACCAGATCGTCGCTCTCGACGGCGGCCGGGTCGTCGCCGCCGGATCACCCGCCGAGGTGCTGTCGGGGTCGTACGGGCTGCCGGTGACGGAGAAGTACACCTAG
- a CDS encoding ATP-binding protein, with amino-acid sequence MFSRIAIVNRGEAAMRLIHAVRDLAAETGATIETIALYTDVDRNATFVREADITYDLGPASARPYIDLKALEQALVATRAEAAWVGWGFVAEDPAFAELCAQIGVTFIGPSPDAMRKLGDKIGGKQIAESVGVPVAPWSGGAVDTLDDAIAAADAIGYPMMLKATAGGGGRGIRVITQESDLVEAYERTRQEAARSFGSSVVFLERMVSGGRHVEVQVIADGQGTAWALGVRDCSIQRRNQKVIEESASVVLRPDQVTQLKESAERLAVAVGYSGAATVEFLYHPGEELFAFLEVNTRLQVEHSVTELTTGTDLVRAQLWVAAGNKLEGTPPSERGHAVEARLNAEDPDRDFAPAPGRIAMLDLPAGPGVRVDTGVSEGDTIPADFDSMIAKIIAYGADRVQALGRLRRAMTETRVIIEGGATNKGFVLDLLDQPEVIDGSADTGWIDRVRGEGRLISHRHIGVALALAAIDIYEEDEQGEQHRLLTTAAGGRPQVQHHSGRPLDLKLRGATYRVRAARVGANRFRIGIDAGAETQTAEIDLHRFDHHSGQIVVNGVRHRVTTGTHGPVHLIEVDGITHRVSRDEGGVVRAPAPALVVATPLEVGAEVEAGDPVLVLESMKMETVLRAPFRARLTDCVVTVGSQVESGAPLLRLEELADDDSADDDAGATSAQAELDLPRVPADRGADELLVRHQEHLRSLLLGYDMGPHGGRIVDDYIAARAAATADGHRQIAAELDLLEVFTDLADLTNIGPSDRYRQNTEDDDGLGHVHSAREYFHTYLRSLDVERAGLPESFRSTLTKALRHYGVTELDRSPELESSVYRIFLAQQRSETGVVISLLREWLREPVPDSAIAGQVAVALERLVGVTQVRFPRIADVARGVAYAWFALPVLRRDRARVYTAVRKSLQYLDVHPDAADRAERIAEMVPSTQPLVRLLAQRLARGNYDNAVMLEVLTRRYYGNKGLNDLRVREIAGCDFVVADRHKVTVASVAVNYGSLDAAVRGLIELASSSSVPVLADIYLSWERQPASFDEMVNALHEIVSARPIPEQLQRITATVAGAGSTVMHHHFTFRPSLSGLTEDRLIRGLHPHIAQRMQMERLHKFDLTRLRSSDDEEIYLFRAVAKENPSDDRLIAFAQVRDLTPLRDQDNSILVYPTAERTIATCLDSVRRAHARRPAATRFSTNRVVLYVWPPIAATREELQGIADRVLPTTAGAGLEEILIIGRRPDEESGELVKTAIHLSFDAAGNAVVDYDTPIGEPVEPINAYRQKVLRAAARGNVYPYELVDLLGDFTEHDLSDDGTLVPVDRPKGLNSAAIIAGLVTTATAKYPKGITRVVLLGDPTKALGALSEQECRRVIAALELAEERNIPLEWYALSAGARVSMESGTENMDWVAAALKKIVEFTQDGREINIVVAGINVGAQPYWNAEATMLMHTKGILVMTPESAMVLTGKQALDFSGGVSAEDNFGIGGYDRVMGPNGQAQYWAPNLTAARDILMSHYDHTYVVPGETAPRSTVTADPTDRDISPFPHVLAGSDFATVGDIFSATANPDRKKPFDIRTVMRAVADQDHPVLERWANMADAETSVVTDAHLAGRPVCLVGIESKAVPRTGFPPSDGPDTYTAGTLFPSSSKKTARAINAASGNRPLVVLANLSGFDGSPESMRRLQLEYGAEIGRAIVNFEGPIVFCVISRYHGGAFVVFSKTLNPKMTVLAVDGSFASVLGGAPAAAAVFGGEVSHRTAADPRVQELRTRTETADGAERTLLEADLEDMRTSVRAEKLGEVAAEFDKIHSIRRAVEVGSVDAVIPAAELRPRIIAALGD; translated from the coding sequence ATGTTCAGCAGAATCGCCATCGTGAACCGTGGCGAAGCAGCCATGCGACTGATTCACGCGGTGCGGGATCTCGCCGCCGAGACGGGTGCGACGATCGAGACGATCGCCCTCTACACCGACGTCGACCGCAACGCCACGTTCGTGCGTGAAGCCGACATCACCTACGACCTCGGGCCCGCCTCGGCCCGGCCGTACATCGACCTCAAGGCACTGGAGCAGGCGCTCGTCGCCACTCGCGCCGAAGCAGCCTGGGTCGGTTGGGGTTTCGTCGCCGAGGACCCCGCCTTCGCCGAACTGTGCGCGCAGATCGGTGTCACGTTCATCGGCCCGAGCCCCGACGCGATGCGCAAACTGGGCGACAAGATCGGTGGCAAGCAGATCGCCGAATCGGTGGGTGTTCCGGTCGCTCCGTGGAGCGGTGGCGCGGTCGATACCCTGGACGACGCCATCGCCGCGGCCGACGCCATCGGATACCCGATGATGCTGAAGGCGACCGCCGGTGGCGGCGGCCGCGGCATCCGCGTGATCACTCAGGAAAGCGACCTGGTCGAGGCCTACGAGCGCACCCGTCAGGAAGCCGCCCGGTCGTTCGGCAGCAGTGTCGTATTCCTCGAACGCATGGTCTCCGGTGGACGTCACGTCGAGGTGCAGGTCATCGCCGACGGCCAGGGCACCGCCTGGGCGCTGGGTGTGCGCGACTGTTCGATCCAGCGCCGCAACCAGAAGGTGATCGAGGAATCGGCCTCGGTCGTGCTGCGCCCCGACCAGGTCACCCAGCTCAAGGAATCGGCCGAACGCCTGGCCGTGGCCGTCGGCTACTCCGGCGCGGCCACCGTCGAATTCCTGTACCACCCCGGCGAGGAACTGTTCGCCTTCCTGGAGGTCAACACCCGACTGCAGGTGGAGCATTCGGTCACCGAACTCACCACCGGCACCGACCTGGTGCGCGCCCAGTTGTGGGTGGCCGCCGGCAACAAGCTCGAAGGCACCCCGCCATCCGAACGCGGTCACGCCGTCGAAGCACGCCTGAACGCCGAGGATCCCGACCGCGACTTCGCACCCGCACCGGGCCGCATCGCGATGCTCGACCTTCCGGCGGGCCCCGGTGTGCGCGTGGACACCGGTGTCAGCGAAGGCGACACCATCCCCGCCGACTTCGACTCGATGATCGCCAAGATCATCGCCTACGGCGCCGACCGCGTGCAGGCGCTGGGCCGGTTGCGCCGCGCCATGACCGAGACGCGCGTCATCATCGAGGGCGGCGCCACCAACAAGGGTTTCGTCCTCGATCTGCTCGATCAGCCCGAGGTCATCGACGGCTCCGCCGACACCGGCTGGATCGACCGGGTCCGCGGTGAGGGCCGACTCATCTCGCACCGCCACATCGGTGTGGCGCTGGCGCTGGCGGCCATCGACATCTACGAGGAGGACGAGCAGGGCGAACAGCATCGTCTGCTCACCACCGCGGCCGGGGGCCGGCCGCAGGTGCAGCATCACAGCGGCCGACCGCTCGACCTCAAACTGCGTGGCGCCACCTACCGGGTGCGGGCCGCCCGGGTCGGTGCCAACCGGTTCCGCATCGGCATCGACGCCGGTGCCGAGACACAGACCGCAGAGATCGACCTGCACCGATTCGACCACCATTCCGGCCAGATCGTGGTCAACGGTGTGCGCCACCGCGTCACCACCGGCACCCACGGACCCGTGCACCTCATCGAGGTCGACGGCATCACCCACCGGGTCAGCCGTGATGAGGGAGGCGTAGTCCGCGCCCCCGCCCCCGCCCTGGTGGTGGCCACACCGCTCGAGGTGGGCGCCGAGGTCGAGGCCGGCGATCCGGTCCTCGTCCTGGAGAGCATGAAAATGGAGACGGTGCTGCGCGCACCGTTCCGCGCCCGCCTCACCGACTGCGTGGTGACCGTCGGATCGCAGGTCGAGTCGGGTGCTCCCCTGCTGCGTCTGGAAGAACTCGCCGACGACGACAGCGCGGACGACGACGCCGGAGCGACGTCGGCACAGGCCGAACTGGATCTGCCGCGGGTGCCCGCCGACCGCGGCGCCGACGAACTGTTGGTGCGCCACCAGGAACACCTGCGCAGCCTGCTGCTCGGCTACGACATGGGCCCGCACGGCGGCCGGATCGTCGACGACTACATCGCCGCCCGCGCCGCGGCCACCGCTGACGGTCATCGGCAGATCGCCGCCGAACTCGACCTCCTCGAGGTGTTCACCGACCTGGCCGACCTGACCAACATCGGGCCGTCCGACCGCTACCGGCAGAATACCGAGGACGACGACGGCCTCGGGCATGTGCACAGCGCCCGCGAATACTTCCACACCTACCTGCGCAGCCTCGACGTCGAACGCGCCGGACTGCCCGAGTCGTTCCGCTCGACGCTGACCAAAGCGCTCCGGCACTACGGGGTGACCGAACTCGACCGCTCGCCGGAACTCGAATCGAGCGTCTACCGGATCTTCCTGGCCCAGCAGCGGTCGGAGACAGGCGTGGTCATTTCGCTGCTGCGCGAGTGGCTGCGCGAACCCGTCCCGGACAGCGCCATCGCCGGGCAGGTCGCCGTCGCCCTCGAACGGCTCGTCGGCGTCACCCAGGTGCGTTTCCCGCGAATCGCCGACGTGGCCCGCGGCGTGGCCTACGCCTGGTTCGCGCTGCCCGTGCTGCGCCGCGATCGTGCCCGCGTGTACACCGCCGTCCGCAAGTCGTTGCAGTATCTCGACGTGCATCCCGATGCCGCCGACCGGGCCGAGCGGATCGCGGAGATGGTCCCGAGCACCCAGCCGCTGGTGCGGCTGCTCGCCCAGCGACTCGCGCGCGGCAACTACGACAACGCCGTCATGCTCGAGGTCCTCACCCGCCGCTACTACGGCAACAAGGGCCTCAACGACCTGCGGGTCCGGGAGATCGCCGGCTGCGACTTCGTGGTCGCCGACCGGCACAAGGTGACCGTCGCCTCCGTCGCGGTCAACTACGGCTCACTCGATGCCGCGGTCCGCGGCCTGATCGAACTCGCATCGTCGAGTTCGGTTCCGGTGCTCGCCGACATCTACCTGAGCTGGGAACGCCAGCCCGCTTCGTTCGACGAGATGGTGAACGCGCTGCACGAGATCGTGTCGGCACGCCCGATCCCGGAACAGCTGCAACGGATCACCGCCACCGTCGCGGGCGCCGGTAGCACCGTGATGCATCACCACTTCACGTTCCGGCCGTCGTTGTCGGGGCTCACAGAGGACCGCCTGATCCGCGGTCTGCACCCGCACATCGCGCAGCGGATGCAGATGGAGCGGCTACACAAGTTCGATCTGACCCGGCTCCGCTCGTCCGACGACGAGGAGATCTACCTGTTCCGGGCCGTCGCCAAGGAGAATCCGTCCGACGATCGCCTGATCGCGTTCGCCCAGGTCCGTGACCTGACTCCGCTGCGCGACCAGGACAACAGCATCCTCGTCTACCCGACCGCCGAACGCACCATCGCGACCTGTCTGGATTCGGTCCGGCGGGCCCACGCCCGGCGCCCGGCGGCGACCCGGTTCAGCACCAACCGTGTGGTGCTGTATGTGTGGCCACCGATCGCCGCGACCCGTGAGGAATTGCAGGGCATCGCCGACCGTGTGCTGCCGACGACCGCCGGTGCGGGTCTGGAGGAGATCCTGATCATCGGCCGCCGCCCCGACGAGGAGTCCGGCGAACTGGTCAAGACGGCGATCCACCTGAGTTTCGATGCCGCCGGCAACGCGGTCGTCGACTACGACACCCCGATCGGCGAGCCTGTCGAACCGATCAACGCCTACCGGCAGAAGGTGCTGCGCGCAGCCGCCCGCGGCAACGTGTACCCGTACGAGCTGGTCGACCTGCTGGGTGATTTCACCGAACACGACCTGTCCGACGACGGCACGCTGGTCCCGGTCGACCGCCCGAAGGGCCTGAACTCGGCGGCCATCATCGCCGGACTGGTGACCACCGCCACCGCCAAGTACCCGAAGGGCATCACCCGCGTGGTGCTGCTGGGCGACCCGACCAAGGCACTCGGTGCGCTGTCGGAGCAGGAATGTCGCCGCGTCATCGCCGCCCTCGAACTGGCCGAGGAACGCAACATTCCGCTGGAGTGGTACGCCCTGTCGGCCGGTGCCCGGGTGTCGATGGAATCGGGCACCGAGAACATGGACTGGGTGGCCGCCGCACTCAAGAAGATCGTCGAATTCACCCAGGACGGCCGCGAGATCAACATCGTCGTCGCGGGCATCAACGTGGGTGCCCAGCCGTACTGGAACGCCGAAGCGACGATGCTCATGCACACCAAGGGCATCCTCGTGATGACACCCGAATCGGCGATGGTGCTCACCGGCAAGCAGGCGCTCGACTTCTCCGGCGGCGTGTCCGCCGAGGACAACTTCGGTATCGGTGGCTATGACCGCGTGATGGGGCCCAACGGCCAGGCCCAGTACTGGGCGCCGAATCTCACCGCGGCCCGCGACATCCTGATGTCGCACTACGACCACACCTACGTCGTGCCCGGGGAGACCGCACCGCGCAGCACCGTCACCGCCGACCCCACCGACCGCGACATCAGTCCGTTCCCGCATGTGCTGGCGGGCAGCGACTTCGCCACCGTCGGTGACATCTTCTCGGCCACCGCCAACCCGGACCGTAAGAAGCCGTTCGACATCCGCACGGTCATGCGCGCTGTTGCCGACCAGGATCATCCGGTGCTCGAGCGCTGGGCGAACATGGCCGACGCGGAAACCTCCGTGGTCACCGACGCGCATCTGGCCGGGCGGCCGGTCTGCCTCGTCGGTATCGAGTCGAAGGCCGTGCCCCGGACCGGGTTCCCGCCGTCGGACGGCCCGGACACCTACACCGCCGGCACCCTGTTCCCGAGTTCGTCGAAGAAGACGGCGCGGGCGATCAACGCGGCCAGCGGCAACCGTCCGCTGGTGGTGCTGGCCAATCTGTCCGGCTTCGACGGCTCACCCGAGTCGATGCGCCGACTGCAGCTGGAGTACGGTGCCGAAATCGGCAGGGCCATCGTCAATTTTGAAGGTCCGATCGTCTTCTGCGTGATCTCGCGGTATCACGGCGGTGCGTTCGTAGTGTTCTCCAAGACACTCAACCCGAAGATGACTGTCCTCGCAGTCGACGGCTCATTCGCCTCCGTGCTGGGCGGCGCCCCCGCAGCGGCCGCCGTGTTCGGCGGCGAGGTGTCACACCGCACGGCCGCCGATCCTCGGGTACAGGAACTCCGCACCCGGACCGAGACCGCCGACGGAGCCGAACGCACACTGCTGGAGGCCGACTTGGAGGACATGCGCACCTCTGTCCGCGCCGAGAAGCTCGGTGAGGTCGCCGCCGAGTTCGACAAGATTCACAGCATCCGGCGCGCGGTGGAGGTCGGATCGGTCGACGCGGTGATCCCCGCCGCCGAACTGCGGCCGCGAATCATCGCCGCCCTCGGCGACTGA
- a CDS encoding ABC transporter substrate-binding protein — translation MRTRSSSTARATLVLIVAGVLGLAGCSEHDDRDTLASSGRFGPVTISHAFGETTLTDKPTRIVALGVAATDALLALAPETLVGAVAGPVTPSGVSPWQQNLLDTDRVTLLRMDNVGGFDREAILSAEPDLVLAQEAANAEQLYRAFDGIVPVVAFHESTLGDSWQTVTRDVARVVGDERGGERLIAAAEQVGADAPPGAAGKTWMFVASPTVGKVNVLKNPDDPMCRFFDSFRLRLAPRLAGLPDNAQNPGTVVISEENYGLLSADFVIVMAAGDPASTALLDSPIYRRAVGGSVVWQAEPTVAMALRSPTMLATPWVGGRLTEQLARL, via the coding sequence ATGCGAACACGATCGAGCAGTACCGCCCGCGCGACACTGGTGCTGATCGTCGCCGGCGTCCTTGGCCTGGCCGGCTGTTCCGAGCACGACGACCGGGATACCCTGGCGTCATCGGGACGGTTCGGGCCGGTCACGATCTCGCACGCCTTCGGTGAGACCACCCTCACCGACAAGCCCACCCGCATCGTCGCGCTGGGAGTGGCGGCCACCGACGCACTGCTCGCCCTGGCGCCGGAGACGCTCGTCGGCGCGGTGGCCGGTCCTGTGACCCCGTCGGGGGTCTCGCCCTGGCAGCAGAACCTTCTGGACACCGACCGCGTCACCCTGCTCAGGATGGACAATGTCGGCGGATTCGACCGCGAAGCGATCCTGTCGGCGGAACCCGACCTCGTGCTCGCCCAGGAGGCGGCCAACGCCGAGCAGCTGTACAGGGCGTTCGACGGGATCGTGCCGGTGGTCGCGTTCCACGAATCGACGCTGGGCGATTCGTGGCAGACGGTGACCCGCGACGTGGCCCGGGTCGTCGGCGACGAGCGTGGCGGCGAGCGGTTGATCGCCGCCGCAGAACAGGTGGGCGCCGACGCCCCGCCCGGCGCCGCCGGCAAGACGTGGATGTTCGTCGCCTCGCCCACCGTCGGCAAGGTCAACGTGCTCAAGAACCCGGACGACCCGATGTGCCGGTTCTTCGACTCCTTCCGCTTGCGTCTGGCTCCGCGGCTCGCCGGCCTGCCCGACAACGCGCAGAACCCGGGCACCGTCGTGATCTCCGAGGAGAACTACGGGTTGCTCTCGGCCGACTTCGTCATTGTCATGGCCGCGGGCGATCCGGCGTCCACCGCACTGCTCGACTCGCCCATCTATCGGCGCGCGGTCGGCGGGTCCGTCGTCTGGCAGGCAGAACCGACCGTCGCGATGGCCTTGCGCTCACCCACCATGCTGGCCACGCCCTGGGTCGGCGGCCGGCTCACCGAACAACTGGCCCGGCTGTGA
- the hisG gene encoding ATP phosphoribosyltransferase: MLRVAVPNKGALSESASAVLAEAGYRKRSDSKDLTVLDNNNDVEFFFLRPKDIAIYVGQGTLDLGITGRDLAGDSGAAVDEQIAMGFGASTFRYAAPAGQDWTVADLAGKRIATSYPNLVRRDLADRGITAEIIRLDGAVEISIQLGVADAIADVVGSGRTLRQHGLVAFGEALCDSEAVLISRPGAEPDKAARQFIARVQGVVFGQQYVMIDYDCPKSLLEQASVITPGIESPTVSPTADPDWLAVRAMVPRKQHQNLMDDLSELGAKAILATDIRSCRF, translated from the coding sequence ATGTTGCGTGTGGCAGTGCCCAACAAGGGCGCCCTCAGCGAATCCGCATCCGCCGTGCTCGCCGAAGCCGGATACCGGAAACGTTCCGACAGTAAAGACCTGACCGTTCTCGACAACAACAACGACGTCGAGTTCTTCTTCCTGCGGCCCAAAGACATCGCCATCTACGTCGGCCAGGGCACCCTCGACCTGGGCATCACCGGCCGCGACCTGGCCGGTGACTCCGGCGCCGCGGTCGACGAACAGATCGCCATGGGATTCGGCGCCTCGACCTTCCGCTATGCCGCGCCCGCCGGACAGGACTGGACCGTCGCCGACCTCGCCGGAAAGCGTATCGCCACCTCATACCCCAATCTGGTGCGCCGCGACCTCGCCGACCGGGGTATCACCGCCGAGATCATCCGGCTCGACGGCGCCGTCGAGATCTCCATCCAGCTCGGCGTGGCCGATGCCATCGCCGACGTCGTCGGCTCCGGACGCACGCTGCGTCAACACGGCCTCGTCGCATTCGGGGAGGCCCTCTGCGATTCGGAGGCCGTACTGATCTCTCGGCCCGGTGCCGAACCGGACAAGGCCGCCCGCCAGTTCATCGCCCGCGTGCAGGGCGTGGTGTTCGGCCAGCAATACGTGATGATCGACTACGACTGCCCCAAGTCGCTACTGGAACAGGCGTCGGTGATCACCCCGGGCATCGAGTCGCCGACAGTCTCGCCGACCGCCGACCCGGACTGGCTGGCCGTCCGCGCGATGGTCCCGCGCAAACAGCACCAAAACCTGATGGACGATCTGTCCGAACTCGGCGCAAAGGCCATCCTGGCCACCGACATCCGCTCCTGCCGCTTCTGA